TCTATTCGTGGTAAGTGCGGCATATTTGAAGCTGATATCGAAAAGCTTAAAGCTGATTATCATTACTTCCGTGAGCAGGTCAGTGATAGTAATAAACGCTTTGTTCTTCCTCGTGGTGTTGGGCAGGTCATACAACTACATCAGTGTCGAAGCTTGGCGAAGAAGGTTGTACGTCAATTAGTGTTAGTGGACGCTTCGGGAAAAAAGGTACCAGAGACCTTACCTCGCTTTACTAACTTGTTAGTTAACTACTATTTTGCATTGACCCGAGTATTAAACCAGCAAGCGGGTATTGAAGAGCCAGAATACATTAGTATTAATTACCCAAAACCTGCGTGAATGAAATATAAAAAATAATAAAAAACGTCATATATCAAAGATATATGACGTTTTATTGTTTCTGTCAAAAATGGTTAGTATTTACTTACCAATACAGAACGACGTAAAGATACGACCAAGTAAATCATCAGAGGTAAACTCACCTGTGATCTCACTTAGGTGCTGCTGAGCAAGACGTAGCTCTTCAGCAAGGATCTCACCTGCCATAAAGCCTTCAAGCTGCTCTTTACCAATATCGAGGTGCTCTGCTGCACGCTCAAGGGCATCTAGGTGACGACGACGCGCCATGAAACCACCTTCTGTGGTACCTGAGAAACCCATACATTGTTTTAGGTGTTCGCGCAGTGCATCAACACCATCACCTGTGCGCGCTGATAGGCGAATTAGGGTTGGGTTGTTAGCATGGCAAATACCGGTTTGCTCGCCTGTTAACTCGGCTTTGTTACGGATCACCGTTAAGCCCATATCGGCAGGTAGACGCTCAATAAAGTCAGGCCAGATCTCTTTAGGATCGGTCGCATCTGTGGTGGTGCTATCAACCATAAATAGCACGCGATCAGCATGTTCGATTTCATCCCACGCACGCTCAATACCAATACGCTCTACTTCATCGGAAGC
The sequence above is a segment of the Photobacterium leiognathi genome. Coding sequences within it:
- a CDS encoding cobalamin adenosyltransferase, with translation MTLKYSGDIDELAYPFIFEDSPLCDFEILTDELCTYTGLALSQLEEGELRQSLEWLQPRIFHLNGSIRGKCGIFEADIEKLKADYHYFREQVSDSNKRFVLPRGVGQVIQLHQCRSLAKKVVRQLVLVDASGKKVPETLPRFTNLLVNYYFALTRVLNQQAGIEEPEYISINYPKPA